One Spirochaetales bacterium DNA segment encodes these proteins:
- the coaD gene encoding pantetheine-phosphate adenylyltransferase, with translation MKKAIYAFSGDPITFGHIDIVKRATRVFDEVTVGIGVNPGKRYTFTLEERTQMARKSLAGIEHVKVVAFKGLLVDYAFEHGIPVIIKGVRNAADFDYEVMLHHLSESQKLDIDTYMLPAKQDLTHVSSSAAKALQQEHGLVHEYVPLHVKMCLEAKMSGQYIIGITGEIGTGKSYVSEKIRELGLIHHIPVFHIELDHIGHRILGDLTEPLYQKVREEIEKKFGSEVRLKDGGINRKVLGEIVFSNREKLEELNTLLYLPLMVRLRHELHGKKGLILFNAALIAEGGMSNLCNNNVVLVTADRESQERRLRERDLTKTQIRKRLQSQFNTDQKTQTIMARIESSRQGVMWRYDNSDSTDPNETRNLFYRIINHVDMYGELRFQSLWERLTQQTNYRQVYDRLLQSYSEKTRAYHTLSHIVRGLEEIVGVMDMLQDSDALSCAWWFHDVIYRPHAATNERESAGYAGNVLRDAGCGEGFIAKVTALIRNTDHTGPAIQDDALKQPDADMIRDIDLSVLGTSWEDFRAYEEKIKSEYSMMSPVEYRDKRTEMLKEMLKRPSIYLSDYFRTRYETRARENIERLLSRGLET, from the coding sequence ATGAAAAAGGCGATTTATGCATTTTCCGGCGACCCGATTACCTTCGGGCATATCGATATCGTCAAGCGGGCGACACGCGTTTTCGATGAGGTGACGGTCGGTATCGGTGTCAATCCGGGAAAGCGGTATACCTTCACCCTTGAAGAGCGGACGCAGATGGCGAGGAAATCCCTTGCCGGGATCGAGCATGTCAAGGTGGTCGCGTTCAAGGGGCTTCTGGTCGATTATGCCTTTGAACACGGGATACCGGTGATTATCAAGGGGGTGAGAAACGCGGCCGATTTCGATTACGAGGTAATGCTTCATCATCTGAGTGAAAGTCAGAAACTCGACATCGATACCTATATGCTGCCCGCGAAACAGGATCTCACCCATGTGAGTTCAAGCGCCGCCAAAGCCCTTCAGCAGGAACACGGCCTCGTTCATGAATATGTCCCCCTCCATGTAAAAATGTGCCTGGAAGCGAAAATGTCAGGGCAATATATTATCGGGATTACCGGAGAAATCGGGACCGGTAAATCCTATGTCAGTGAAAAAATCAGGGAATTGGGTTTGATTCACCATATCCCCGTCTTTCATATCGAACTCGATCATATCGGGCATCGAATCCTGGGAGACCTCACGGAGCCCCTTTACCAAAAGGTGAGGGAGGAGATCGAAAAAAAATTCGGGAGTGAAGTAAGACTCAAAGACGGCGGTATCAACAGAAAGGTACTCGGAGAAATCGTTTTCTCCAATCGTGAGAAACTGGAGGAACTCAATACCCTCCTCTATCTGCCGCTTATGGTCCGTTTACGTCACGAACTTCACGGGAAAAAAGGCCTTATCCTCTTCAATGCGGCCCTTATAGCGGAAGGGGGCATGTCGAATCTTTGTAACAATAATGTCGTTCTTGTCACCGCGGACAGGGAAAGTCAGGAGCGCCGGCTCAGGGAACGCGACCTCACGAAAACCCAGATACGGAAACGGCTTCAAAGTCAGTTCAATACGGATCAGAAGACACAAACCATCATGGCCCGGATTGAAAGCTCACGGCAGGGCGTCATGTGGCGCTACGACAATTCGGATTCGACCGATCCGAATGAAACAAGGAATCTCTTTTACAGGATCATCAATCATGTGGATATGTATGGTGAACTCAGGTTCCAATCACTCTGGGAACGCTTGACGCAACAGACGAATTACAGGCAGGTATACGACCGGCTTCTTCAGTCGTATTCCGAGAAGACGCGCGCATATCACACGCTTTCGCATATAGTCCGGGGGCTGGAAGAGATCGTCGGTGTCATGGATATGCTTCAGGATAGCGATGCCCTTTCGTGCGCGTGGTGGTTCCATGACGTTATTTACCGGCCGCATGCCGCGACCAACGAACGTGAGAGTGCCGGATATGCCGGGAATGTATTGAGGGACGCGGGCTGCGGTGAGGGATTTATCGCAAAGGTAACGGCCCTGATTCGAAATACCGATCATACGGGACCGGCAATACAAGACGATGCGCTAAAGCAGCCGGATGCCGATATGATACGTGATATCGACCTTTCCGTGCTTGGTACATCCTGGGAAGATTTTCGCGCGTATGAAGAAAAAATAAAGAGTGAATACTCGATGATGTCACCCGTGGAATACCGGGATAAAAGAACGGAGATGCTAAAGGAGATGCTCAAACGTCCTTCCATTTATCTCTCCGATTATTTCAGAACCCGTTATGAAACACGGGCGCGTGAGAATATCGAACGGCTGCTTTCGAGGGGACTGGAGACATAG